The genome window CTCCAAGCCCAATAAAATTCAAACCTGTCTCTGTTAAAATAGCGGCTGCCATTCTGAACGAAGAAATAATTGTAATTGAACCAAATAGGTTTGGTAAAATGTACCTCATAATTAATCTAACGTCACTTGCCCCCATGGATTTTCCAGCCTCCACATAAGGCCTCTGTTTTAATGATAACACCTCGCTACGGACCACTTTCGCAAATGTTGGCCACATCATTATACCCATTATTAGTGTTATTGTCCAAATTCCCCTAACATCCCACATGGACAATGCTGTAATGTAAATGAAGAATGATGGAACAGCCATAAAGGCATCAGTCGCTCGAGTTACTATTTCATCTACAAAGCCACCATAATAACCAGAAATGAGTCCCAATGTTACTCCTATAGTCATGGAGATAATCACCACTGATATTGAAATAATCATTGAATAGCGAGCTCCGTATATAATTCGACTTAGTATATCACATCCAAGATTATCTGTACCCATCAAATGAACTCTGTCAGGTGCTTGAAATCTATTTCGTGGATTAAGCTCATATGGGTCAAAAGGAGCAATATCATCCGCAAAAATTGCTAATAGCAAGGTTATCATTATAACTATTAAGCCAAACATTCCAGGTCCATGTTTAAGAAATCGTTTTAATACTGTGTAATAATAGGACACTCGTTTTTCGATAATTTTTTCATGTGCATTACCTTTCTTATTTTCCACTGGTTTTTCCTCTTTTACACTAATATCTTATTCTTGGATCAAGAAGTGCATATGTAATGTCAGTAACTAACATAGCCGCAAGTATCGTTAAGGAAACAATTAGATTTACACCCATTAATGTTGTATAATCTCTTCTATTCGCTTGTAACACAAAGAACTTTCCCATACCCGGCCATGAAAAAACGGTTTCTATAAGAACAGAACCGCTCAAAATAAACGCTAAAGACAATCCAATCAATGTTACCACTGGTAAAAGTGCATTTCTTAAAGCGTGTTTGTAAATTACTAGATATTCCTTTAAGCCTTTAGCACGTGCTGTGACAATGTAATCCTCGTTTAAAATCTCTAAAACACTATTTCTAACCATCCTGGTAAGCATTCCCAATCGACTCAGTCCCAAAACTGTCATGGGTAGGACTAAAGATTTTAAATGAGCCAGTAAACCCATACCCAGACCTGCTCCTGAAGTTGGAAGTAGACGTAATTCTACTGCAAAAATTGTAATCATAATTATCCCAACCCAAAAAGAAGGCATAGAATTTGCCATTACCGAAAATGAAGTCACAAAACGATCAAACACCGATCCATGTCTTACTGCAGATAATACTCCCAAAGGGATTGCCATCATTAGTGCCAATATTAAAGAGGAAAATGCGAGTTCAAGTGTTCTGGGGATCCTACCAAATACGAGTTCAGTTACTGGTCTTCCAGTCATATAGGAATAACCTAAATCTCCTCTAAATGCATTTGATAACCACATTATGTATTGCTGCCAAATTGGTTTGTCTAATCCCCATTTCTTAATATACATCTCTTTTAATTCTGTTTGGAATTCTTCCCCTTGTTGAGGAGAAAAAATATATGCAAAAGGATCACCCGGAGCGAGATGGATTAAAGTAAATACCAGTAATGTTACGGCTATTAAAACAGGGAAAAGCGTCAAGAATCTTCGTATCATGTACTGGTAAAGCTGGGTCATAATTTTATCAAACAAGTAATCACAAATATGTTTGCTAATAAAACTTTGGTATAGTTGTAAACCGAGGAAATACCGAAATTTATTTTAAAAAAGTGAAGGATTGGGATAACCTCCGGTTTACTCTTTTGTAGCCATCCCCCTGTTAACCTTAATGCGCGGAAACTCTATCGCCCTCCTCGAATTATTCAGCTTTTATCTTTTCCGAAAATGCAATCAAAGTCGGTGGTATTTTAGCGTTCATTGTTATGTTTAGCTTAATGATATAGAGCCTCAACGGAAAGAATATAAAAAGGAAAAAACGACGTAGACGAACATCTCTCTAATTTAGAGCCCCTCTTAGACTGGGCAGTCTTTGGACACCTAACTAAGTTCCGCGACGACCATCGAGGACCCTTAAGAGGAATGCCAACATTGGCGGTGCGTGTAAAGATACAAGTGCAATAAAACTAATAGACATATTTGGAGTCCGACCTAGAACCTTGCCAAAGATCACATCAATTTCAAGTTTCATTGGATTCCTGGGTGTTATACTTGTTGTCACCATGATCGACCTGCTAACGTAACGCCTATTATGTGTCTTGACCTCAACTTTGTTTACTCCGATATCTTGGCGTCGAGTGTATAGATGATGACTGTATACTGATGAAGGATTGTTGAGGAGATATTAGATGGAGATCTCGAGTGTTATTAGGGTTCATGAGGGGTTCTGCGATTATTCCTTCTGTAGTTTAAAACCAATTCCCTTCCCCTAGGAGAGAATACAGTTATCTGGTATCATAATAAATAAAAAAAATGCGCGCGATAGTTGGTTTTCCTATTGGACCATAATTATCGATGGTTGGCTAATGTATAATGAATGTATTTTCAAAGCTGGAATAACAAAGGACCCAATACTTTTCACCGTTGTTGAGTCTCCGATTTCTATATCTTTTAATGTATCCACCAGAGAGTCCGTAAACCGAATATAGTTCGCAGGTCCTGCTACTTCTCCGTTTTTAACTCTCCAGCATTCTTGTGTATCCGCTCTAATTATGTCGGGCATTATTGTTTGCCCTTTTGCTGCTGGACATCTTAGACGACGAACTAGGATGCCCTCTTTTGTATCGGATATCAATTCATCTAACGAACTGTTGCCTGGTTCAATTATCTGATTGGTTGGTGTATAAGTTGATCCATTACCTGTACCCGTCCAGAAATATCCAGTCCAAGGTGATGTTGCGTGACCTGTTGAAAATGTCCCATTGGATTTTGCAGAGTCCCTAGAATAACATCGATTTTCGGGTACACCGTTATTAATCAAACATAGGTCCATTTTAGGAGTCCCTTCTCCATCTATTGCGGCAGCTTGCAATGTTCGCAGATTTCGACCATTATCATGAACCGTCAACATATCATCTAGAACAAGTTCACCTAATGGAACTTTTGATGTTGTTCGAGGATCTCTTTCTATTGAGAACGCCTGTTGAATTAGGGTACCAAGGAATTCAGCAGCAGCTTCAGACTCAAATATCACGGTTCTTTTTCCGGTTGGTATAGTTTGTTTTCTATATCCTATTGTAGAAATAGCCGATGTAGCCGCTTCCTCAGCTACGTTCTCTAAATCTAAATCATAAAAGTTTCTACTATCCTGTCTTTGATAACCTGAACCTTGGTTTCCCGTTTTTTCTGCTACTGCAGTTACTATAACTTGAGAACCCGTGAATTCATGTTTAGCCTCAAGACCTAGCGAGTTGATTAAAACTGTTTTTGATGACATGTTAGATAGTACGCCACCAACAGACTCGATGTTTTCACTTAGATCCTTTGAATAATCAACTATTCTATTTACTGCTTCTATTCTCACTTCTGGTTCAAGATTTGCAGTATCTCTATGATATAAATTGGAAAGACTAGGGGCTCTTTTAGGAGAGATAAATGTTTCAAATGTTCTTCCATATTTAGCGCTTTTTAATGCATCTTTAATTAAACTTGATTTATTTATAGTCGAAGCTGTGGCCATTCCAAGTTTTTTATCTTTAATTACTCTCAATTTAACTGAAAAGTTGTTATGAGGTGGTCCAATAGGTCTGAACCCCTCGATATTTTGGTGTATTGCCCTATCTTTGAACCTGGCAACTCCAATATGCGCATTATTTATTACAATCTCTACTTGCTCAACATTATTATTAAGCGCAGCATTCATTATATTATCGGCAATACCGAGTATTTCATTCATATATGCCACCTCCACCAACGAAAACATCGTTAAATCTTGCTGTGCTACAAAAGTGCCCTACTCTTCCGCTTTGCCCTGGTCGGCATTTTCCACATCCTCCACCATATCCTAGGCCCCAGTTGTCTTTGCTGATACCATCACAGGATCTCCAGAATGGTAGTGTAACCCCATAATATGTTGGATCCCTATACATCGTAGTAAGTTCCCCTTTTTCAATTTTCCAAGATTTCTGGGCTCCAAAACCAAAGGTTGTCCGCCTCTGGTCAAAGATCTCAGTCCTATATCCACTCATTAAAATTCCGTTTCTTGTATCTTCTACAAGCTCGTCCTTTTTCCACTCACCTGGTAATAGGTTTAAATTAGTCATTCTAACAACCGGTTTGTCATATCCATAAGTCCCTAGATATTGTCCACTGCTCTCCTCAAATCCTGCTTCAGCAGCGGTTTCTCTTGAACTCTGTAAACCCGCCAATATTCCATTCTTTATTAAGTAAGTTTTCTTTGCAGGTACCCCCTCATCATCGAATCCAAAGGTTCCATGCCCTCCTTCCATTGTTGCGTCGGCTACAATATTAACAAGTTCTGAACCAAACCACATCTTTCCAATTTCATCAGGTGAAAAGAAGCTTTTTCCAATAGGTCCAACAAAATCCACTTCAGTTTGAAGTATTCTATCAAGTTCCGTACAATGCCCTAATGTTTCATGAATTTGTAATGAAAGCATGCTATCTTCAATAATTAATGAGGTCTTTTCTTGTGGACATCGTTCAGCTACAACCAGAGCTGCCGCGGTTCGCCCCTCTTCTCTACCCATTTCCGATAATTTATTTGTCTCTACCCATTCGAATCCCTTGGTAGCAAAGTTTTGACCTAATCCTGAGCTCTGGACCATACCATTCCTGATCGCTGTAGCCGTCACTCCGCAAGAAGTTCGATCAAGTTCTTGTTTTATGAAAGCTCCTTCTGATGTCCCATGAAACCTTAATTCTCTTTGAGAGATTATACTGGCTCTACTCTTTTTCAACAGTTTGCTTTGATCCATTGCTTCATGTACACTTGATTGGAGAATATCATAATACTCTGTAGGATCAATTTCGAAGGCATCTTTTTTAACAGGAGTACAGTAATGTCCCTTTATAGATTTGTTTTCTGCTAATTTAACACGATTTTGTCTAAACTCCGCGTTCATTTTACCAAGTTTAATAGCTATATTAGTCAATTTTTTTATTTCATTATCATTTACTTCCGTTGATCCACTGAATCCCCATGCTCCATTAACAATTACTCTTACATGACAACCCGGCACTCTATTGATATAGTAGCTTTTGACATCATTATTTACCTCATAAGTTATGCTTTTAAAATCGCTAATTTTTACTGAAGCATATTCTGCCCCAAGTTTTTCTGCTTCTTTAATTCCCAAGTTTATAAGGTCTTCATCGATTTTCATATAAGTCCTCTAAGAAATAGATGCGCGCGAATAAAAGATATTAGGAATTACAGTCATAAAGCTTCCATATTTTGATGAATTTTTCTAGGGCCGCTTGGTTGATCCAAAGAAGTTTTAATGCATTGTCAAGTCGTATCCTCGCAGAATCAATATTCGTAAAAGGATTATCGACTAATTCAGATGTTATATTATTTTCTTTTGATAGATATTTCTGTCTTTTTAGCGCTTTTTCTGCTTTATCAAGTGAAATATCAATTAAATCATATATACCCTGGAAAACCTGATCCCCTTTTTGATTCCATAGGGGGTCTTTTTGCTTAGCTAGCATATTGAAGCATCCGAATACTGAAAACATCCCTCTTTCCTGCAGTATATCCAGTGAATTTATTTCATTATTATTTGTCGTAACTGCAAGCATATTTTTTATTTTATTTAATATTTTCATTGATTTTATTACTAAATCGTCAAGTTTTTCAAACTCAGATAAAATTATTTCACATAGATTTGGTAGATCTTCCAATATCTTATTGTACATTTTTTCAGGGGATAATCCATAAGATAGTGTGTAAAACTCTTTATTTAAGAAGTTAATATCTGCTTTTACATCATTTCTCTTTAAAATAACGGTAATTTCCTTTATCCTCTTCAACTTATTGATATGTTCTGTACATTGGGATCTTAATGGAATGATAATGTTATTTTTTATCTTAATTTTATTCTTTTTTTTCCTATTATTGGTCGAGGCCAAAAAAGTTGCATTGCTTAGTATTTTGGCTGATTCCCATATGTTATCTTTAGAGAGTTTTGAACCAAAATCTGTCTTCATTTCCGGATGACTACCTGACAGAATCACTAAACCTGTTCCAAAATATCCCTGGGCTATAGCGGTTTTTTTTCTCTTACAAGCTTTATGAATGCCTGTTTTCTTTATTTTTAAGTCATCTGCTATTTCATTGGTTTTAAAATATTCCGATGGTGTAAATTTCTCTGGTGAAACATTTTCAAATTCTACTAAAGATTCTGGTGATGAGGCATTTTCTACTGCACTCTCTATAAGATTCCATATAGGTCCATTCCAATGGACGCACTCAAAGAATTTTGGCATCCCAAACATAATTGGATTATTGGGTGCTGCGTTCTTAGCAACATAGGTTCCCATACCCGGTGACTTAAATCCACTATCCGAGTTTTCATTGATATGCCAGTCTTCGACGTTTAACAATGTCATGTATTTTTTTGCTGGATGCCACCATTTCATGAATCTATCTCTGACAACTGAAGCAATATATGAACCCCCACAACATCCAAAGTAGGCTCCTCCTTCTCTAACAAATTTTGTAATATTTTTTGCGCCTTCCACCCCCATACTGGCAAGAAGCAAATTTTCTCTGTTTATGTTTGCTTTTTTGGCACCTCCCCCACCCCCCGACATAAAAATGTCATAACTATCTAAGGCTCCAACAGCCACATCCATGCCTGAAATCCAATTAACATCAAAACCAGATGTTGAGATTCCTAAAGCGTGATTAAAACCGCCCGAATCTTGATATAATGCAACGTTAGCAGGTTTTAATTTGAATACATTAATGGATTTCGAAATCTCTATTTTTTCATAGCTCACATTTTCAATATGTAAAAACTTTATTATGCTTTTTTCTGTAAGTTTTGTGTATGATTGTATTGAGCCTCTATTATTCCAATCTTCTAATATGTTTTCTAGGGGGATTAAAAAGTCTCCCTGATTAATCTCTAATCCCTCTTGTGCTACTGATTCTTGACTCCAGAGAATATTAACCCCATAACTAAGTAAATTGTTGATGGCTCTGTAGGTCTTTAGCCAGTTTTTTCTTCCATTAAAAACAAGTATAGCCTTCATCATTAACATTTAATTTCTATTTTAAAGATAATTCTTTCCATCTGGCAGTCTTCGTTAATTTAACTTTCATCCATTATTGAAGAGGCCAAACAGTTATATTCTCTTTGCACCATTCATAAAAAATAAATTCTAAAAAAAAATTAACAATTAATAAGGCCTAGGAGTTTTTCAGGATTCGTTTTAACCATCTTAGTGAGATCGTCATTTGTGATTCCAAAATCCATCAAACATGCAATAAACTCTCTTAATCCCTCTAATGGCGTTGGTAGGGTATAAACACCAAAATCGGTTGAAAGTATACAATGCTGTGCTCCTAATTCTTCTATCTGCTCAGCAACATGTTTAACTCCCCCAGATACCTCTCCGCTCATCCCTTCATCAATAGATGCATACTCTCTTTCAACGTAATAATGTGTTTTAGGTATGGTTGTTGTATGTGTGTAGGCGGCAAGAGTATATTCGATGAATGCATTTTTTTCCGTTATATATTGAAGTTCATCCATTGTGGCCTCTTTAACGACAGCGCTGGATACTATGACCTTTTCAATTCCATATTCTTCAGCGAGGTCTACCAGTCTAATCGATTCATCAACCGAGGTATGACCGGTTATCATGTAAACGTGAGGCTTCGCAGCAATCAACCTTAATATTTCATCAAGGTTCTCCCCAGGTTTTTTTTCTAATGGGATCTCAATGCACATGTCAAGTTCTTTTTTAAATTCTGGGTATAATTTACTTAGAGGTACATATTCACCATCGACAACTCTGCCTTCTCTCGCGGCCTGGAAGTATGTACTATGTGCTCCAAAACTTACGTATTTAGCACCATCACCATAGTAAAGTGCCGTTTTCACTGCTCTTGGATTCATTCCACCATAGACAGTATTTAATATCAAGCCACCATACGTCTGAAAATCAGGTATTTGTCTATTTACTAACCAAGCAGTTCCGTTGCTCATTTCAAATACATCCATATAGACTATTGCTTGCATACCCGCGTCCCTTGCTTCAATGGCTGCTTGGAATGGGTCCACTCTCCGAGGACTGCTGAAAATATGAGGACCTGCATGAAGGTGTATATCTATTGCTCCTTTGAGCAGTTCCTTTGATTTTTCAAATGATCTTCCTTCAGGTAATATCATGATTAATCAACCTATGTTCCACAAACATAAATCTTCATGTTATAGAAAATAGGTAGTTGAAAATATTTTATCGAAGCCTTAAAACTCTCAACTCTAAATATTTGATGATATATTAAAAACGGATAATGTTTTATATCGAGTAAAACTTATTTGTCCTTTAATGAAAATGAAGAAAATTCGTAAAATTGACATCTTATTACCTGTATTAGTAGCGCTATTAATGACATCTACAGTAGTAGTTTTTCCTGGATTAGCAAAAGAAGAAAACTATTTCTTTGAAATAACTATGATGTTGGATCCAGCTAATATTGATGCTGCTGAAATCATGAAAAGAGGCTGGGAGGAAATCGGGATCAAGGTAAATATTGTTACTCTTGAGTTCTCCACAATGTTGAACCGATACTTATACGGAGAGTCCTATCCCGGAGCTACATATGATGAAGGCGGTCTTGATATTGCGCTAACTGGGTGGGGAACTATGATTCCCGATAGTTACGGAAATTACCATTCTCACTCAAGAATCGGTATAGGTAAATTTCCAAATTACAACATGATGATGTTTGCTCATGGAGAGGTTGATGATCTATTAGAAGAAGGCTTAAAAACACTAGATAGAGACAAAAGTATCGAAATCTACAGACGAGTAGAAGAAATCGTAAATGATGAACTGCCAATAATATACATATTCAGAGATAATCGAATTGTAGGTCAAGCCAGTACATTGGAATTAGGAGATTATGTGCAGCTTGGAAGCACTTCAGCCAACCTAAGGTCCTGGGATTTCCATTATACTGACAAAAAAGGTGGGGAGATGGTCTTTATTGGAGACCAAAACCCTCCCGGTCTCAGCGCTATGTATTCCATTACAACAGTAGGTGTGAACAATGCTTACCTCATCCAAGAACCATTGGTGGCCTTTGGCCTACCTGTGGGAACGTTTGAAGGTATACTGGCCGAAAGTTGGGACATTTCAGAGGACGGAAAAACCTACACGTTCAACTTGCGAGAGAACGTAAAATGGCAAGACGGAGAGGCTTTTGATGCTGATGACGTAATGTTTACTTGGGATCTATTCATGAATC of Candidatus Bathyarchaeota archaeon contains these proteins:
- a CDS encoding TldD/PmbA family protein — protein: MNEILGIADNIMNAALNNNVEQVEIVINNAHIGVARFKDRAIHQNIEGFRPIGPPHNNFSVKLRVIKDKKLGMATASTINKSSLIKDALKSAKYGRTFETFISPKRAPSLSNLYHRDTANLEPEVRIEAVNRIVDYSKDLSENIESVGGVLSNMSSKTVLINSLGLEAKHEFTGSQVIVTAVAEKTGNQGSGYQRQDSRNFYDLDLENVAEEAATSAISTIGYRKQTIPTGKRTVIFESEAAAEFLGTLIQQAFSIERDPRTTSKVPLGELVLDDMLTVHDNGRNLRTLQAAAIDGEGTPKMDLCLINNGVPENRCYSRDSAKSNGTFSTGHATSPWTGYFWTGTGNGSTYTPTNQIIEPGNSSLDELISDTKEGILVRRLRCPAAKGQTIMPDIIRADTQECWRVKNGEVAGPANYIRFTDSLVDTLKDIEIGDSTTVKSIGSFVIPALKIHSLYISQPSIIMVQ
- a CDS encoding ABC transporter substrate-binding protein; translation: MKMKKIRKIDILLPVLVALLMTSTVVVFPGLAKEENYFFEITMMLDPANIDAAEIMKRGWEEIGIKVNIVTLEFSTMLNRYLYGESYPGATYDEGGLDIALTGWGTMIPDSYGNYHSHSRIGIGKFPNYNMMMFAHGEVDDLLEEGLKTLDRDKSIEIYRRVEEIVNDELPIIYIFRDNRIVGQASTLELGDYVQLGSTSANLRSWDFHYTDKKGGEMVFIGDQNPPGLSAMYSITTVGVNNAYLIQEPLVAFGLPVGTFEGILAESWDISEDGKTYTFNLRENVKWQDGEAFDADDVMFTWDLFMNPEAGFSGHGFFAKNVKEVRKVDEHTLEMVLNDIYTSAIYRLATRVMLPEHILGDVSPSELKTHGFNKEPIGTGPWKVAKWVDDEYIQYERFDGYWRGTPKLDSIKFRVMPDKATGIAALQAGEIQCIFQQIYRTALIQNFETLEKNPDVKLIEYPPTGTNYAIINLEHPNLNNKFVRQAMAQAIDYEGIVEGVYNGHASRTSQWYSKLMEGYFNPDLEWKYDIPAAKEKMEMAGYKYTWLEAPTEVTKTVTKEVKVPGETVTVPGETVIVKQTDTIQLIASIVAGAVIGGLVVKFAFKKET
- a CDS encoding TldD/PmbA family protein, whose translation is MKIDEDLINLGIKEAEKLGAEYASVKISDFKSITYEVNNDVKSYYINRVPGCHVRVIVNGAWGFSGSTEVNDNEIKKLTNIAIKLGKMNAEFRQNRVKLAENKSIKGHYCTPVKKDAFEIDPTEYYDILQSSVHEAMDQSKLLKKSRASIISQRELRFHGTSEGAFIKQELDRTSCGVTATAIRNGMVQSSGLGQNFATKGFEWVETNKLSEMGREEGRTAAALVVAERCPQEKTSLIIEDSMLSLQIHETLGHCTELDRILQTEVDFVGPIGKSFFSPDEIGKMWFGSELVNIVADATMEGGHGTFGFDDEGVPAKKTYLIKNGILAGLQSSRETAAEAGFEESSGQYLGTYGYDKPVVRMTNLNLLPGEWKKDELVEDTRNGILMSGYRTEIFDQRRTTFGFGAQKSWKIEKGELTTMYRDPTYYGVTLPFWRSCDGISKDNWGLGYGGGCGKCRPGQSGRVGHFCSTARFNDVFVGGGGIYE
- a CDS encoding ABC transporter permease; this encodes MFDKIMTQLYQYMIRRFLTLFPVLIAVTLLVFTLIHLAPGDPFAYIFSPQQGEEFQTELKEMYIKKWGLDKPIWQQYIMWLSNAFRGDLGYSYMTGRPVTELVFGRIPRTLELAFSSLILALMMAIPLGVLSAVRHGSVFDRFVTSFSVMANSMPSFWVGIIMITIFAVELRLLPTSGAGLGMGLLAHLKSLVLPMTVLGLSRLGMLTRMVRNSVLEILNEDYIVTARAKGLKEYLVIYKHALRNALLPVVTLIGLSLAFILSGSVLIETVFSWPGMGKFFVLQANRRDYTTLMGVNLIVSLTILAAMLVTDITYALLDPRIRY
- a CDS encoding DUF6282 family protein codes for the protein MILPEGRSFEKSKELLKGAIDIHLHAGPHIFSSPRRVDPFQAAIEARDAGMQAIVYMDVFEMSNGTAWLVNRQIPDFQTYGGLILNTVYGGMNPRAVKTALYYGDGAKYVSFGAHSTYFQAAREGRVVDGEYVPLSKLYPEFKKELDMCIEIPLEKKPGENLDEILRLIAAKPHVYMITGHTSVDESIRLVDLAEEYGIEKVIVSSAVVKEATMDELQYITEKNAFIEYTLAAYTHTTTIPKTHYYVEREYASIDEGMSGEVSGGVKHVAEQIEELGAQHCILSTDFGVYTLPTPLEGLREFIACLMDFGITNDDLTKMVKTNPEKLLGLINC
- a CDS encoding ABC transporter permease codes for the protein MENKKGNAHEKIIEKRVSYYYTVLKRFLKHGPGMFGLIVIMITLLLAIFADDIAPFDPYELNPRNRFQAPDRVHLMGTDNLGCDILSRIIYGARYSMIISISVVIISMTIGVTLGLISGYYGGFVDEIVTRATDAFMAVPSFFIYITALSMWDVRGIWTITLIMGIMMWPTFAKVVRSEVLSLKQRPYVEAGKSMGASDVRLIMRYILPNLFGSITIISSFRMAAAILTETGLNFIGLGDPTICSWGSMITRAHRSGAQLTFWWATLFPGLAITIVTWAFNLFGDGLRDALDIKTVT